One stretch of Akkermansia sp. RCC_12PD DNA includes these proteins:
- a CDS encoding phosphoadenosine phosphosulfate reductase family protein yields the protein MTDWIEKTHRIIKTALSKAKRPAVLCSYGKDSIVLLDLLRQHINLDRLRVIHVDTTFEFPQLYAYKKYIIKEFAIGSGDLTVTNTAALNSGMNYENTPVFEVTAALKTEPLKQVIRDEAIDFLFTGIRRDEEGSRAKERYFSYRDAQGVYEPSDNNPEFHPFEGINISTPEKGHYRVNTLLDWTELDIWQYTLERKLPLCPLYLAVDGKRYRSLGCMPVTTPVDSGADTIEKIIDEVAVTLVPERASRARQDEAVPHCMEMLRRNGFC from the coding sequence ATGACTGACTGGATAGAAAAAACACACAGAATCATTAAAACGGCTCTTTCCAAGGCGAAGCGCCCGGCCGTCCTCTGCTCCTACGGCAAGGACAGCATTGTCCTGCTGGACTTGCTCCGGCAGCACATCAACCTGGATCGGCTGAGGGTCATTCACGTCGATACGACCTTTGAATTCCCGCAGCTTTATGCCTACAAGAAATACATTATCAAGGAATTCGCTATCGGTTCCGGTGATCTCACCGTGACTAATACGGCTGCTCTGAATTCCGGAATGAACTATGAAAATACGCCTGTTTTCGAAGTAACGGCTGCGCTCAAGACGGAACCCCTCAAACAGGTTATCCGTGATGAAGCAATCGACTTCCTGTTCACGGGAATCCGCCGCGATGAAGAAGGTTCGCGGGCCAAGGAACGCTACTTCTCCTACCGGGACGCCCAAGGCGTCTATGAACCGTCGGACAACAATCCGGAATTCCATCCCTTTGAAGGAATTAATATTTCCACCCCGGAAAAAGGGCATTACCGCGTCAATACCCTGTTGGACTGGACGGAACTGGACATCTGGCAATACACCCTGGAACGCAAGCTTCCCCTGTGTCCCCTTTACCTTGCAGTTGACGGCAAACGCTACCGTTCCCTTGGGTGTATGCCTGTAACCACCCCCGTGGATTCCGGAGCGGATACTATTGAGAAAATTATTGATGAAGTAGCCGTAACCCTCGTTCCGGAACGCGCCAGCAGAGCGCGCCAGGATGAAGCCGTGCCGCATTGCATGGAAATGCTCCGCCGCAACGGTTTTTGCTGA
- a CDS encoding GTP-binding protein, with translation MKSKATIAVCGLMDSGKSTLIKSLLRKNTGRVIEPDALCIEQATGRTITGTRIACPVNDHTDLVFCDCPGHLEYLPEIVSGLCASKGYILIIDENRREQSEAYQRKLEEIAAAIGVENIAVVHSHSMAEQAGQIHYDTEQPSFDAAMDRLLEVMDRFLQKERQIPASESRIVWFDSLDGTARYVLYDLAGHPLDWSHEGNHDPGDCSSIDGLPPSLSGRFLVCRAKKGNIVGVGCAA, from the coding sequence ATGAAATCAAAAGCCACTATAGCCGTATGCGGCCTGATGGACAGTGGAAAATCCACGCTTATCAAGAGCCTGCTTCGGAAGAACACGGGACGCGTGATTGAACCGGATGCGCTGTGCATTGAACAGGCCACGGGCCGTACGATCACGGGAACCCGTATCGCCTGCCCCGTCAATGACCATACCGATCTGGTCTTCTGCGACTGCCCCGGGCATCTGGAATACCTTCCGGAAATCGTGTCGGGGTTGTGCGCCTCCAAGGGATATATCCTGATCATTGATGAAAATCGGCGGGAGCAGTCGGAAGCGTACCAGAGGAAACTGGAAGAAATTGCCGCTGCCATCGGCGTAGAAAACATTGCCGTGGTTCACAGTCATTCCATGGCGGAACAGGCGGGGCAAATCCATTATGATACGGAACAACCTTCCTTTGATGCCGCCATGGATCGGCTGCTGGAGGTCATGGACCGTTTTCTCCAAAAGGAGCGTCAGATTCCGGCAAGCGAATCCCGCATTGTATGGTTCGATTCCCTGGACGGAACGGCCCGGTACGTTCTGTATGATTTGGCAGGACATCCTCTGGACTGGTCCCATGAAGGCAACCATGATCCGGGGGACTGCTCTTCCATTGACGGATTGCCGCCTTCCCTCTCCGGCCGTTTTCTCGTTTGCCGCGCCAAAAAGGGAAATATTGTAGGCGTGGGATGCGCCGCCTGA